One window of the Rhodococcus sovatensis genome contains the following:
- a CDS encoding trehalose-6-phosphate synthase, which yields MADASKGSDFVVVANRLPVDMETSADGSTRWKRSPGGLVTALEPILRANKGAWVGWPGVPDVEVEPFVEDELELCPVTLSEREVADYYEGFSNATLWPLYHDVIVKPVYDRAWWNAYVEVNRRFAETTSAAAAEGATVWIQDYQLQLVPKMLRMLRPDLTIGFFLHIPFPPVELFMQMPWRTEIVEGLLGADLIGFHLPGGAQNFLYLARRLAGQVTSRGSVGIRSRLGSVQVGFRTVRVGAFPISIDSGDLDVKSRSKAVRDRAKEIRKELGNPKRIMLGVDRLDYTKGIDVRLNAFRELLEEDRVDPAQNIIVQLATPSRERVESYKAMRGEIEQQVGRINGEYGQVGHPVVHYLHRPIPRDDLIAYFVAADVMLVTPLRDGMNLVAKEYVASRSDLGGALVLSEFTGAAAELRQAYLCNPHDLDSVKDAIISALEQPAEEGRRHMRAMRRQVLAHDVDRWARAFLNALSDPPQDSQATSR from the coding sequence GTGGCTGACGCCTCGAAGGGCTCGGATTTTGTCGTAGTAGCCAACCGGCTACCCGTCGACATGGAGACATCGGCCGACGGCAGCACCCGATGGAAGCGCAGCCCAGGCGGTCTTGTCACTGCACTGGAGCCGATCCTTCGTGCCAACAAGGGTGCATGGGTCGGCTGGCCGGGAGTCCCCGACGTCGAGGTCGAGCCGTTCGTCGAGGATGAGCTCGAGCTTTGCCCGGTCACGCTGAGCGAGCGAGAAGTCGCCGACTACTACGAGGGCTTCTCCAACGCGACCCTGTGGCCGCTGTACCACGACGTCATCGTCAAACCGGTGTACGACCGGGCGTGGTGGAACGCGTACGTCGAGGTCAACAGGCGCTTCGCCGAGACCACCTCGGCTGCGGCAGCCGAGGGCGCGACGGTATGGATCCAGGACTACCAGCTCCAACTCGTCCCGAAGATGCTGCGGATGCTCCGTCCGGATCTCACCATCGGCTTCTTTCTGCACATCCCTTTTCCACCGGTCGAGCTGTTCATGCAGATGCCGTGGCGTACCGAGATCGTCGAGGGTCTCCTCGGCGCCGACCTCATCGGCTTCCATCTCCCCGGCGGGGCGCAGAACTTCCTGTACCTGGCTCGGCGCCTTGCCGGGCAGGTCACCTCACGCGGAAGCGTCGGAATTCGCTCGAGGTTGGGTTCGGTGCAGGTCGGGTTCCGGACAGTTCGAGTCGGTGCCTTCCCGATCTCCATCGACTCGGGCGATCTGGATGTGAAGTCGAGGTCGAAGGCCGTCCGTGACCGGGCCAAGGAGATCCGCAAGGAACTCGGCAACCCGAAGCGCATCATGCTCGGAGTCGACCGCCTCGACTACACCAAGGGCATCGACGTCCGACTCAATGCGTTCCGCGAACTCCTCGAAGAGGACCGCGTGGACCCGGCTCAGAACATCATCGTTCAGCTCGCCACTCCCAGCCGGGAACGGGTGGAGAGCTACAAGGCGATGCGCGGCGAGATCGAACAGCAGGTCGGACGCATCAACGGCGAGTACGGGCAGGTCGGCCATCCAGTGGTTCACTACCTGCACCGCCCGATACCCCGCGACGACCTCATCGCCTACTTCGTCGCGGCGGACGTCATGCTCGTAACCCCGCTGCGCGACGGCATGAACCTGGTCGCCAAGGAGTACGTCGCCTCCCGCAGCGATCTCGGCGGCGCACTCGTACTCAGCGAATTCACCGGCGCTGCAGCCGAACTGCGACAGGCGTACCTCTGCAACCCGCACGACCTCGACAGCGTCAAGGACGCCATCATCTCTGCGCTGGAACAGCCGGCGGAGGAAGGTCGACGCCACATGCGCGCGATGCGTCGTCAGGTTCTGGCCCACGACGTCGACCGGTGGGCTCGGGCGTTCCTCAATGCGCTGTCCGATCCGCCGCAGGACAGTCAGGCGACGTCGAGGTAA
- a CDS encoding ABC transporter ATP-binding protein, protein MIISSLFFCVHQFCETMVPVAIGLIVGRAIDTGDGRAMIVSLFALAGLFVVLSYAYRFGARIIIVAIEREAHMMRVEVASRVLHPRGVRTDLVSGELLTVSTSDAEKTSWILDVIARTVAAITATVVCAVALLIIDIPLGLAVLLGTPVIMYLLQRAAPLLTRTATTQQAEVARVSGMATDLVSGVRPLRGIGAEGAASARFDESSGKALTATMKMAKANSIYLGFSTTVSALLSVGIAGTAGFFALQGRISVGELITVVGLSQFVIEPLTTMSRLPGIAAMVRGSADRLALVLGADHVLTEGGSQVPTATDVAVKGVTYRSLDGFDMSAAPGELLGVVTLRAQDGEALASVLSGQIGADDYLGTVTIGGVGVGELGLTEARRTVLVEPHNTDLFAGTVRSNVIAGRDRADHELDRILAASAATDVVAMHESGLDHAVTDRGASLSGGQRQRVALARALSVSAPVLVLHDPTTAVDAVTEHAIAAGIKELRHRGDLAQTTVLITTSPALLAVTHRVLVVDAGRVVAEGTHHDLAANDERYRETVLR, encoded by the coding sequence ATGATCATTTCTTCGCTGTTCTTCTGCGTTCACCAGTTCTGCGAGACGATGGTTCCCGTCGCGATCGGTCTCATCGTGGGCAGGGCGATCGACACCGGTGACGGCAGGGCGATGATCGTCTCGTTGTTCGCGCTGGCGGGGTTGTTCGTGGTGTTGTCGTACGCGTACCGCTTCGGCGCTCGCATCATCATCGTCGCGATCGAGCGTGAGGCGCACATGATGCGCGTCGAGGTCGCAAGCCGGGTGCTGCACCCCCGGGGCGTCCGCACCGACCTGGTCTCCGGTGAGCTCCTGACGGTGTCGACGTCCGACGCGGAAAAGACGTCCTGGATTCTCGACGTCATCGCGCGGACCGTCGCCGCGATCACCGCGACCGTCGTCTGCGCGGTCGCGTTGTTGATCATCGACATTCCCCTCGGTCTCGCGGTGCTTCTCGGAACGCCGGTCATCATGTATCTGCTGCAGCGCGCGGCACCGCTCCTGACGCGCACCGCGACGACACAGCAGGCCGAGGTCGCCCGGGTATCGGGGATGGCAACCGACCTAGTCAGCGGTGTTCGGCCACTGCGCGGAATCGGCGCCGAGGGTGCGGCATCGGCTCGGTTCGACGAGTCGAGCGGAAAAGCGTTGACCGCCACCATGAAGATGGCAAAAGCCAACAGCATCTACCTCGGATTCTCGACGACGGTCAGTGCTCTGCTCTCCGTCGGGATCGCGGGCACCGCAGGCTTCTTTGCTCTGCAAGGGCGTATTTCGGTGGGGGAGCTGATCACGGTCGTCGGACTCTCGCAGTTCGTGATCGAGCCGTTGACGACGATGTCGCGCTTGCCGGGGATCGCGGCGATGGTACGAGGATCGGCGGACCGGCTCGCGCTGGTACTGGGCGCCGACCATGTTCTGACAGAGGGCGGTTCACAGGTGCCGACGGCCACCGACGTCGCCGTGAAAGGTGTCACCTACCGCTCACTCGACGGGTTCGACATGTCGGCCGCGCCGGGGGAACTGCTGGGCGTCGTCACGCTGCGTGCACAGGACGGCGAGGCGCTGGCGTCGGTGCTGTCCGGGCAAATCGGTGCCGACGACTACCTCGGCACCGTGACGATCGGGGGCGTCGGAGTCGGCGAACTCGGACTTACCGAGGCACGCCGGACCGTTCTTGTCGAACCGCACAACACCGACTTGTTCGCAGGGACGGTGCGCAGCAATGTCATCGCCGGACGCGATCGCGCCGATCATGAACTGGACAGGATCCTGGCGGCATCGGCTGCCACGGATGTCGTCGCGATGCACGAGAGCGGGCTCGATCATGCCGTCACGGACCGCGGAGCGTCGCTGTCCGGTGGCCAGCGTCAACGCGTCGCGCTCGCAAGAGCACTGTCGGTGTCCGCGCCGGTGCTCGTTCTGCACGACCCGACGACGGCCGTCGACGCCGTCACCGAGCACGCCATCGCCGCTGGGATCAAGGAACTGCGTCATAGGGGTGATCTCGCGCAGACGACCGTGCTGATCACGACGAGTCCCGCGTTGCTGGCGGTGACCCACCGGGTGCTCGTCGTCGACGCTGGACGGGTCGTCGCCGAGGGCACACACCACGATCTCGCTGCGAACGACGAACGCTACCGGGAGACGGTCCTGCGATGA
- a CDS encoding ABC transporter ATP-binding protein: MSTPELLPIATGARSWAFLSGELKGRRVLGLVTLVISAVAAAMSLVPVYVFGVLVDRVTEGAPTSTIVSVVAIITVAALVGGVFTALSSYLISKLGEGILASLRQRVLGRALHLPVNTLERVGKGDLLSRVGDDVAVMAKSIGEVIPNIVSALLLVSLSVVTMLSLDWRLGLAGMVAIPMYVLALRWYLPRSAPMYAAERVAMGERSQALISSMQGARTVRAYGLEQAHLAEIDAASGKARDIGITVFRLFTRFGSRSNRAECVGLSVILAAGFVLVQDGHVSVGEVTAAALLFHRLFNPIGMLMFSFDDVQSAGASLARLVGVIDMPDERSRGTGATPTDGTLEVTGLRHSYDTGHEVLHGIDLTVHAGETVALVGSTGAGKSTIAAIAAGSIDATSGQVRIGGASLDELGADGLRRHIAIVSQEVHVFAGSLIDDLLLAAPDATRDDVRAALDTVGAQEWVDALADGLDTQVGEGGHELTSAQSQQLALARLVLADPAVAVLDEATAEAGSSGARDLEAAAAAATRGRSTLVVAHRLTQAAAADRVVVLEHGRILEQGPHDELVAAGGRYAELWSAWEGR, encoded by the coding sequence ATGAGCACACCCGAATTGCTTCCCATCGCGACAGGCGCGCGATCCTGGGCGTTTCTGTCCGGCGAGTTGAAAGGGCGACGGGTCCTCGGGCTCGTCACACTCGTCATTTCTGCTGTGGCTGCGGCGATGTCGCTCGTGCCGGTCTACGTGTTCGGGGTGCTGGTCGACCGCGTGACCGAGGGAGCGCCGACGTCGACGATCGTCTCCGTGGTCGCCATCATCACCGTGGCCGCTCTCGTCGGTGGCGTGTTCACTGCGCTGAGTTCGTACCTGATCAGCAAGCTCGGCGAGGGAATTCTCGCATCGTTGCGTCAGCGAGTGCTCGGCCGTGCGTTGCATCTTCCCGTCAACACCCTCGAACGAGTCGGTAAGGGCGACTTGTTGTCTCGTGTCGGCGACGACGTTGCAGTCATGGCGAAGTCGATCGGTGAGGTCATCCCGAACATCGTTTCGGCGTTGCTGTTGGTGTCGCTGAGTGTCGTGACCATGCTGAGTCTCGACTGGCGGCTCGGCCTCGCCGGTATGGTCGCGATTCCGATGTACGTGCTCGCGTTGCGCTGGTATCTGCCCAGGTCTGCGCCGATGTACGCCGCGGAGCGTGTCGCGATGGGTGAACGATCGCAGGCGCTCATCAGCAGCATGCAAGGCGCCCGAACCGTCCGAGCGTACGGACTCGAGCAGGCCCACCTGGCCGAAATCGACGCGGCGTCGGGCAAGGCTCGAGACATCGGTATCACGGTGTTTCGGTTGTTCACGCGCTTCGGCTCTCGCAGCAATCGCGCCGAATGTGTCGGCTTGTCGGTGATTCTCGCCGCGGGATTCGTGTTGGTGCAGGACGGCCATGTCTCGGTCGGTGAGGTCACTGCTGCGGCACTGTTGTTCCACCGGCTGTTCAATCCCATCGGAATGCTGATGTTCTCGTTCGACGACGTCCAGTCTGCTGGTGCGTCTCTCGCGCGGCTCGTCGGTGTCATCGATATGCCCGACGAACGTTCCCGCGGTACCGGAGCGACGCCGACGGACGGGACGCTCGAGGTCACCGGACTTCGGCATTCCTACGACACCGGCCACGAAGTACTGCACGGAATCGATCTGACGGTGCACGCAGGGGAAACTGTTGCGCTTGTAGGGTCCACTGGTGCAGGCAAATCCACCATCGCGGCGATCGCTGCCGGCTCCATCGATGCAACCTCGGGGCAGGTCCGCATCGGCGGGGCGAGCCTCGATGAGCTCGGTGCCGACGGTCTGCGTCGTCACATCGCGATCGTCAGCCAGGAAGTGCATGTGTTCGCAGGCAGCCTGATCGACGATCTGCTGCTGGCGGCGCCGGACGCGACTCGCGACGACGTCCGGGCCGCACTGGACACCGTCGGCGCACAGGAATGGGTCGACGCGCTCGCCGATGGCCTCGATACGCAGGTCGGGGAAGGCGGGCACGAGCTGACCTCGGCCCAGTCGCAGCAGCTCGCGCTCGCACGGTTGGTCTTGGCGGACCCGGCCGTTGCTGTCCTCGACGAGGCGACGGCGGAAGCGGGCAGCTCGGGTGCACGGGACCTCGAAGCGGCGGCTGCAGCAGCAACGCGGGGTCGAAGCACGCTGGTCGTCGCGCATCGGTTGACTCAGGCTGCGGCCGCCGATCGGGTCGTCGTCCTCGAGCATGGCCGGATCCTCGAACAGGGCCCGCACGACGAGCTCGTCGCCGCCGGTGGGCGGTATGCGGAACTCTGGTCGGCGTGGGAGGGGCGCTGA